TTGCTTGATTTACAGGCAATAAAAAATCTAATTACTTATTCATATTTATTGCTAGATTGAATAGACAGCAAGCGCTGTTATAGTGCGAAGTTAATTGACTTCACGAAAAGATAACTATTTTGATATGCGGAATAATCCGTTATAACAATTCTGACTGATTGTTTAAGCGGCGATTCTAGTGCAAAAAACAAACAACAAGCAAAGAAAACAATTAAAATGAGAATTAAATCAATAAGAAAGCACTTACAAATCAAATTGAGCGGGTTTTCATCACAAAATTTATCAACGCGAACTCGATACATTATCGGTCAAATAAAAACATGATTTAGATAAATCATTTTGTTCTATCTGTTTAATATAAACTAAAACTTATAAGAACCTACTTTTTGGGTGTATTGATTCAAATCAATTTTGCTTTATTTAGTGTTTTACAATAAATAAAAAATAAGTATCCTTCCATCTTTACCGTAATGGGAATGTTTTTCCCATTCTATTGAGTTAGTGTATGGAAGACTAATCAGCGCTTAAAGGACTTTAACTATTAAAGAGTGAAGTTCTTCGATGGCAAATTGGATTAATCACCTAGCAAATATTAGTTGGTATACCTACCTCCCGCTCTTAATTATCCTCGGTCTATTTATCAGTATCAGAATGATACAAATCCGGGACTATATCTCCCCTGTTGATGATTCAAAGTGGAATTTGGTAACGATTAAAGAGGCGCTTTCTATCTCTCTAGCGTCAAAAATGGGAACTGGTGCAATAATAGGCGTTCTTGCTGCGATGTGGCTTAGTTCTGATACCGGTGTTGGTGGTGAAGGCGTCGTCCTATGGATATTCATTGGCATGTTTGTCATGCTACCGATCACCTATTCTGAAGTGTTATTTACTCAAGTAAGCAAATTAACCCCAAGATATTTTATTAAAAAACAGCTAAATAATCGATTTGCACAAATATACGCAATTGGCCTTGTGACGCTCTATGCCTTTGGATTTGTTGGTTTCCAATTTACAGGTGTGCAAACGGTTGTGCGCTTGTTTTCTGAGCAACATTTAGCCTATACCTTCACAGAAACTAGCGCATTAATTGGCATTGTTCTACCTATATTGTTAGGTGTAACTATTGTCATATTAACCAAAAGCCATGCTATCTTTATTAACACATTATCATCTATGATTTTTAGTCTCGTCATAGCCTATCTTTTATTTTTTATTATTTTCCTAATTAACACACCCGATTATTGGCTCGAATATGGGCAACGAATTGTCACCGATTTTTTACAATTTCGTAGTGCGGGTGTTGGTTTACCGCTTGGATTAATTATCGGTTTTCAGCGCATTATTCAGGTTGGAGAAACCTCACTAGGTACCTCTTCACTATCAAGTTCAGCGCGATTAAATTCTCCTCGTAGAGAGGCTGAAGTACAAACTTTCGCTACTATCATTTGTATCTTTGTTGCAGTGATAGTGTCGAGCTATGTCTTTTCTTATGGGCATTATCATATTGCTGATGTGGCGCTTTCTGAAAGTGGGTTTGACCGAATTAAAGGCTTTATTCTAACCGTCTATTCTGTTACCGGATACTTTGGTTTATCGATAGTGCTGGCCTTTTTCATCATTTCTGGATTTACAACAATATTGGGATCTTTTCATTACATCAATACCACATTAAAACTAACGCTTAATAAGCGCATTGCTATCTATCTTTTATTAATTTCAGTCTCTGGCTGCCTCAGTGTCGCTAATTTCGATGTCATCTTTGATGCCACTAACCTACTGATGTTTATAGTAGGCGGTATTAATCTAATCGCAATGGCACGCTTTGTCAGCCAAAAAATTCAACACGTTACCCTATAAGGTTATTATCATGAGTAAAAAAATTCTAATCATTGGTGGTGTCGCAGGCGGAGCCTCTGCAGCGGCACGCCTTCGTCGTCATAGCGAAGAAGATCAAATTATTATGTTTGAAAAAGGACCACACGTATCATTTTCAAATTGTTGCCTGCCTTACCACCTAAGCGGTGTCGTAGAAAAAGCTGACGACTTAGTACTAATGAGTCCTGAAAAATTTGCCTCTCAATATCGCATTGATGCTCGTACAAACCAAGAAGTCGTCACGATTAATCGTCAACAAAAAACCGTCACAATAAAGAAACTGTTAAGTGACGAAGTTTATAGCGAAAGCTACGACAAATTAATTCTTTCTCCAGGTGCAAAGCCAATCATCCCGGCTATTCCGGGTATTGATAAAGTTAACGCCTTTTCGATACGCAATGTCGTTGATATCGACCGATTAAATAGCTACATAAAAGGCAGTGATGCAAAAAACATTACTGTTATTGGTGGGGGCTTTATTGGCGTTGAGGTAGTCGAAAATCTCAAGGAAGCGGGTTACAACGTTACCCTCGTCGAAGCGATGCCACAAATAATGAGACCATTCGATTATGAAATGGTACAAATTCTACATAAAGAGTTACTTGACCAAGATGTTAATCTGATCGTTGCTGATAAAGTCGTTAAGTTTGAAGATAACATAACTATTTTAGCTTCCGGTAAAGCGATTCCATCGGATGTAGTCGTCATGGCAATTGGCGTTTCTCCAGAAACAAACCTTGCGCTTGATGCGAACTTGAAATTGGTGATAAAGGTGGCATTAAAGTTGACCAAAACTACTGTACTAATGACCCAGATATTTACGCAGTCGGTGATGCGATAGAAGTTTATGGTGCATTATTAAACAGCACCTTTTTGTTGTCACTAGCGGGACCTGCACAAAAGCAAGCACGAAGCGTTGCAGATCATATCAATGGTATGGCCGTTGACAATCGTGGTTTCATCGGCTCCTCTGTTGTTAAAGTATTTAATTACCATGCAGCTGCAACTGGACTTAACGAAGCACAAATACAAGCAAGTGGCATGGGCATTAACTATCAAACGGTAAAAATTATTCCCAACGATAAAGTCGGTTTAATGCCCGAATCATTTGGTGTTCACTTTAAATTAATTTTTGAAGTACCAACGGGCAGAATTTTAGGCGCACAAGCGATTGGTTTAGGTAATATAGACAAACGCATTGATGTTATCGCAACCGTCATCAAATTTGGTGGCACTATTTACGACCTAAAAGATCTCGAATTATGCTACGCCCCACCATTTGGTACAGCAAAAGATGTCGTTAACTTTGCAGGTTATGTTGCAACAAACTTAATGCGTAATGACTTCAAACAAGTCCATGGGCGTGATGTACGTGGATTAGTTGAAAATGGGGCATATATTGTTGATGTACGTGAAATTGATGAATACCAACTAAGTCACATCAAAGGCGCTGTTAATCTGCCACTGAGCGAAATACGTGAGCGCGTTAACGAATTGCCTAGCGATCAAACTATCTATGTACACTGCCGTAGTGGACAACGCAGCTACAATGCCGTTTTAGCATTGCAAAAAATGGGCTTTAAAGACGTTTATAACATATCAGGTGGTTTCATGGGCTTATGTTTTAATGAATATTTCAACGATAAAACCATGCATCGAGACCCTATTGTGACCAATTACAACTTTGACTAATCCAAGTGTCGGCTACGATTTGGCCGACGCTTCATTATTATTTTTGGATATACATTTATGATTAATAAAAAACAAGCATTTGCAGGTATCGGCATTTTACTCGCCGCCCTGTTTTTTGGTAAATGGGAATTAAGCAGTCAAATGCTATTTTTCCGATTACTGGTCGGCATGGGATTAGGCTATGCTTTAACTCGTGGATTCATGGGATTTGCGGGAAGTGTTAACCGTGCCTATCGAGGGGGTTCAACTAAACTGATGCAGATTTTAATGCTTCTGTTTATTGTCACAGCCATCGTTAATGCAGGCTTCCTATTCAATAGCGATATTAAGTCATACAATCTATGGATTAATCCGATTAATGCCGGTTTGATTCTAGGCGGCTTATCCTTTGGCTTCGGTATGACCTTCTCTTCTTGCTGTGCATCTGGCGTAATGACGGATTTAGTAACGGATTTACCACGTGCAGGTGTCACACTCATATTCTTTTCTTTAGGTGTATTTATCGGTTTTCCAATACAAAGTTCACAACCTTGGATAACAGAAAGTCTATTTACCAGTGCTTCATACGCTAACAATCCTGATTATAATGGTGTTTTTCTGCCTGATTTATTCACTTTTGATGGCCTAAATGGCTACCTAGGCGCAATCATTTTAACCACTATTTTTGCTGCGATTGTCATTTATCTATGTAAAAAATATGAAGATAAACGTCGTGAAAAAGGCACTTACCATGGTATTGATACTGAAATAGAGCAACAACAAACAGTTGCCGATAAAAATAAAAAGCCGGCCACTCCTTTTAAATTATTAAGCGCACAAACCTATCAACAAATTTTTGTTGAACCTTGGTCAATGAAAGCAGGTGCGATGATGATTGTCATTATGTTCACATTAATGTTAGCGGTTACGCAAACGGGATGGGGAGCATCGACCCCCTTTGGTATTTGGGTTGGTCAAATATTAACCTTCGTCGGCATGCCAATTGAACAGGTCGCACACTTTGCTGATCGACCTGTTGGTATGTTTGCAACCCCCTTCTTTGAGCACCCTATTTCAGTGCAAAATGTTGGTATAGTTATTGGTACATTATTCTGTGTATTAATGATGGGGCAGTTAAAACTATCATTCAATTATTCTGCTAAACAACTCGCCTTATTTGCAATGGGTGGTCTATTAATGGGGTTAGGTACTCGTTTTGCAAATGGCTGTAATGTAGGGGCGCTATATACTCCTATTGCCAACTTATCCTTATCTGGCTGGATCTTCTTCGTGGCACTAGTATCAGGTGGAATATTTGGTAATCGAGTTGCTAAACGAATTAGTTAAGTAATGAATAGGAAGATATAAGATTAGGCTACCCGTTTTTAAAACGGGTAGCCTCTGTTTTAGTGTAATTTTAAGCGAGGACGTAAAATACGGTTAATTTTTTCAACCAAGGTCATTAAGCCCGTACGTAAATAGCCATGTAAAGCTACTTGATGCATTCTATACAGAGAGACATAAACTAAACGCGCTAAGCGTCCTTCAATTTTCATAGACCCTTTCATCAAGTTACCCATTAAACTACCCACTGTGCTGTAATTACTTAATGAGACAAGCGAACCATAATCACGATACTGGTAGTCAGATAACGGCTTATTTTTGATCGTTGCTAAAATATTATTAGCCACTAAAGAGGCCATCTGATGAGCAGACTGTGCACGCGGAGGCACAAAACCACCACCTGGTAATGGGCAACTAGCACAATCACCTAATGCATAAATTGTCTCATCTAATGTTGTTTGTAAATTTGCTTTCACCACCAACTGATTAATACGGTTGGTTTCCAATCCCGCAATATCCTTCAAAAAGTCAGGCCCTTTAATACCAGCAGCCCAGACGATTAAATCGGCTTTAATCAGTTCGCCAGATTTAGTCATTAAGCCCGCTTCAGTCGCCTCAGTAACCATTGTCTGGGTACGTACATCCACACCCAACTTAAGTAGCTCTTGATGTGCTGATGCCGATATTCTTTCAGGTAATGCAGGTAAAATTTTATCACCAGCTTCTATTAAACTCACTTTAAGATCCGTTGATTTGATCTCTTCAAATCCGTAACTAGAAACTTGTTGTAGTGAATTGTACAGTTCTGCTGATAATTCAACACCCGTTGCACCCGCGCCCACAATAGCGACACTCACTTGTTCAGCTTCTTTCACACCAAGCTGTAAATACTTGTTCAACATGAGATGATGAAATTTCTTGGCTTGCTGTGGACTGTCTAAGAAAATACAGTGGTCAGCCACCCCTTTCGTGTTAAAGTCATTGCTAACACTCCCTAGCGCCATCACTAAAATATCGTAGCTTAATTCACTTTCAGATAATATTTGCGTGCCATCTCTGTCATTAAGGCTCGCTAGATGAATTTTTTTATTTTCTCTATCAATATTATCAAGCGCTCCCAGTCTAAATTTAAAACCATGGTTTGTTGCATGGGCGCGATAACTTAATGCATCAATACCATCATCTAAAGAGCCTGCTGCGACTTCGTGTAGTAATGGTTTCCATAAATGCGTTCTATTTTTATCAACGAGTGTGATTTGAGCTTTTCTTTTTTTCCCTAATTTTTTTCCTAATGATGTCGCTAACTCCAATCCACCAGCCCCACCACCAACAATTACAATATTAAGCATACTTACCTCGAGTTTATAACAATTTATTTATAGCATTAATTTCATCAACAAAAATAATGTTATAAATAAATTTTCTAGGGACATATTTATAGCTAGATCACAGAAGAGTGTAATTATTTTACACAAAAAAACAAGGGTATGTTAACACTAATCATTAAATGTGGATATGTGGTTATTTTATTACAGGAATGTTAAAAGAGAAATAATCGGTTACCTATGAAGATCTCTCTTTTTATAGCGATTTGATCAAGACTGCTTAAATTGTTTAATTGTTTGCAGGTGGTGAGAAATATCTTGAAATTTGTGCCCCTGATTTTCATCAAATATGATCGGATAATATTTAGAAAGAAGATAATCACTCTCTGCTGAATTAAGCATTTCATCAGTTCGAGAGAGGATACATAAACAATTTTCTCTATTTTTACGACGAAAATCATTGATACATTTAGTCGCTATATCAAGGTACTCTTCCGGCCATTCTATCTTACCGACCATATTATCTTCAGGATTAAGGTTCGGATTAAATAACACCTGTTTAATACCACAGAGATAGCCAATGCGCTCACTCCAATAACCTCCAAGTCCAACACCACATATTAGAGGATTATCATCATCACTACTCTGAACATGCTTATGTACTTCTTTGAGAATATGACTCATATCATGCTTTGGATGTATGGTGCTGTAATGAACGAAACGAACATCATCATCGATAAACTTTAATTGCATCACTTTTTCATGATTGCCTGGGCTTGTTGCATCGAAGCCGTGGAGATAAATGATCATTTAAATATTTCCGCCTTATTCTTCTATTGTAAATTACACGACTGGTTTACAAATCTTTTAAAACTTATAGTTCATCATCATATACAAACAAATCTGTATATCCATAAGTTTATGGGAATTAAAATAGAGTGCAAGGGGTGAACTTAAGTAATTAGACATCTTCTACAAACCGTCGTAATTTTTGACTATTTTCTATCCAACTAGGATCCCGATTCAGTGGCAATATGCACTTATTTTTTATATGGGCTAATTTATGTACACTATCATCTTTCAGCCCGCTTGTAACATCTAAGTTATCTAATATTGAAATAGCAGCATCGCTGTCATTGCATGCTAAAACCAAATCACAACCAGCAGCAATTGCTTGCTCTGCTCTATTAACATGGTTACCTGCAAAACTAGCGCCTTTCATTGAAATATCATCGCTAATGATGACACCTTTGAAGTTTAGTTGTTTACGCAATATAGTTTGTAACCAATATGATGAAAAGCCTGCCGGTTGTGGATCACATTGCGCATACACAACATGAGATGGCATTACAGCAGCAAGTGAAGCGCACTTTATTAATTGTTGAAAGGGTAAAATGTCGCTCGTGAATATAGCTTCTTCACTACGCTTATCTACCGGGAAATCGACGTGAGAATCAGCTTTAACACTACCATGACCAGGAAAATGTTTTCCCGTTGCACGCATGCCAACACTTTGCATACCTTGTATATAGGCTTGTGCCAATTTAATTGTTGTATTCACGTCCGATGAAAATGCCCGTTCTTTTATGACATCAGAAATGCCATTTAAGTCTAGTACAGGTGCAAAACTTAAATCGATGTCACAGGCTATCAGCTCACTAGCCATCACAGAGCCACTGCAAAAGGCAAGTTGTTGAGCTTTTTCCAAATCATGGCACTGCAGCAAACTTCCCGCGGCAGGTAACGTTGTAAAGCCATGACGGAAACGTTGCACTCGACCTCCTTCATGGTCAACACTGATTAATAAATCATTTTTAGCATGATAACGGATTTGTTGGACAAGCTCCTTGAGTTGCTTAATATCAACAAAATTCCGAGTAAATAAGATAACCCCCGCGACTAAAGGATGAGCTAATATCTCCTTCTCTTGCGCATCTAACTCTACACCTTTCAAATCAATTATTATCGGTCTCATCACTTTTTCTCATATAGGATCGTTCGGGAATTATACCAATTCGCATAATATTATAGTCATAACTTGTTGAGGGAAAATGATGGAGAGCAAGGCGTATGATTGAGTAATAGCTCGCTATTACGATTGAATGCAACGCTGTTATCTATTATTTTACCCAACAAGATAGAGCAGATACTTATGCGGATTGTATAAATTGGTTAGGATTATTACATTCCTTGCACAGTGAATATATAAAAAAACCAGCAAAGCTGGCTTTTTTATTGTTATAAATATCACGCCACTATTCAATGCGTTGTATAAGCTTTTCGATTTCAACTCGCTGAACTGGATTACTCTTATTTAAAATAGATAATAGAATCTCCTTAGCCCCTTTTTTATCATCTATTTCTAGGTACGCTCTTGCTAAGTCTAGTTGCGCACTTACTCCATTTTCATCATCATCAATGTCGATATCAGACTCAGCATTAATAACATCCGGAAACTCATCTAAACCGAAATCTAAATCAAATTCGTCATAAAGATCTTCTTTATTATTAGACTGTTCACTATCTTCCATCAATGTCTCGATATCGATAAAATCATTCTTTTTAACAATCTCATCTTGATCAGTTTGCGCTTGAGCAAGCAAATCGTCAATATCGGCTTCATCGCTTTGCGCTTGAGACAGTAAATCATCGATATCAGCTTCATCGCTTTGCGCTTGTGCGAGTAAATCATCGATATCAGCTTCATCGCTTTGCGCTTGCGCGAGCAAATCGTCAATATCGGCATCATCGGTTTGCGCTTGCGCGAGCAAATCGTCAATATCGGCATCATCGGTTTGCGCTTGCGCGAGCAAATCGTCAATATCAGATTCATCGCTTTGCGCTTGAGCAAGCAAATCATCGGCATCAGCTTCATCGCTTTGCGCTTGAGCCAGTAAATCGTCAATATCGGCTTCATCGCTTGGCGCTTGAGCCAGTAAATCATCAATATCGGCTTCATCGCTTGGCGCTTGAGCCAGTAAATCATCAATATCGGCTTCATCGCTTGGCACTTGAGCAAGCAAATCGTCAATATCGGCTTCATCGGTTTGTGCTTGTGCGAGCAAATCGTCAATATCGGTTTCGTCGGGTTGCGCTTGAGCAAGCAAATCATCAATATCGGCTTGTTCCTGTTCTTCCTGAGCTAATAAATCATCTAATTCAGTACTAACAGATTTAGCATTGCTT
This window of the Psychromonas sp. MME1 genome carries:
- a CDS encoding sodium:alanine symporter family protein — translated: MIQIRDYISPVDDSKWNLVTIKEALSISLASKMGTGAIIGVLAAMWLSSDTGVGGEGVVLWIFIGMFVMLPITYSEVLFTQVSKLTPRYFIKKQLNNRFAQIYAIGLVTLYAFGFVGFQFTGVQTVVRLFSEQHLAYTFTETSALIGIVLPILLGVTIVILTKSHAIFINTLSSMIFSLVIAYLLFFIIFLINTPDYWLEYGQRIVTDFLQFRSAGVGLPLGLIIGFQRIIQVGETSLGTSSLSSSARLNSPRREAEVQTFATIICIFVAVIVSSYVFSYGHYHIADVALSESGFDRIKGFILTVYSVTGYFGLSIVLAFFIISGFTTILGSFHYINTTLKLTLNKRIAIYLLLISVSGCLSVANFDVIFDATNLLMFIVGGINLIAMARFVSQKIQHVTL
- a CDS encoding FAD/NAD(P)-binding oxidoreductase, which produces MSKKILIIGGVAGGASAAARLRRHSEEDQIIMFEKGPHVSFSNCCLPYHLSGVVEKADDLVLMSPEKFASQYRIDARTNQEVVTINRQQKTVTIKKLLSDEVYSESYDKLILSPGAKPIIPAIPGIDKVNAFSIRNVVDIDRLNSYIKGSDAKNITVIGGGFIGVEVVENLKEAGYNVTLVEAMPQIMRPFDYEMVQILHKELLDQDVNLIVADKVVKFEDNITILASGKAIPSDVVVMAIGVSPETNLALDANLKLVIKVALKLTKTTVLMTQIFTQSVMR
- a CDS encoding rhodanese-like domain-containing protein, encoding MSLAGPAQKQARSVADHINGMAVDNRGFIGSSVVKVFNYHAAATGLNEAQIQASGMGINYQTVKIIPNDKVGLMPESFGVHFKLIFEVPTGRILGAQAIGLGNIDKRIDVIATVIKFGGTIYDLKDLELCYAPPFGTAKDVVNFAGYVATNLMRNDFKQVHGRDVRGLVENGAYIVDVREIDEYQLSHIKGAVNLPLSEIRERVNELPSDQTIYVHCRSGQRSYNAVLALQKMGFKDVYNISGGFMGLCFNEYFNDKTMHRDPIVTNYNFD
- a CDS encoding YeeE/YedE family protein, which produces MINKKQAFAGIGILLAALFFGKWELSSQMLFFRLLVGMGLGYALTRGFMGFAGSVNRAYRGGSTKLMQILMLLFIVTAIVNAGFLFNSDIKSYNLWINPINAGLILGGLSFGFGMTFSSCCASGVMTDLVTDLPRAGVTLIFFSLGVFIGFPIQSSQPWITESLFTSASYANNPDYNGVFLPDLFTFDGLNGYLGAIILTTIFAAIVIYLCKKYEDKRREKGTYHGIDTEIEQQQTVADKNKKPATPFKLLSAQTYQQIFVEPWSMKAGAMMIVIMFTLMLAVTQTGWGASTPFGIWVGQILTFVGMPIEQVAHFADRPVGMFATPFFEHPISVQNVGIVIGTLFCVLMMGQLKLSFNYSAKQLALFAMGGLLMGLGTRFANGCNVGALYTPIANLSLSGWIFFVALVSGGIFGNRVAKRIS
- a CDS encoding NAD(P)/FAD-dependent oxidoreductase, with product MLNIVIVGGGAGGLELATSLGKKLGKKRKAQITLVDKNRTHLWKPLLHEVAAGSLDDGIDALSYRAHATNHGFKFRLGALDNIDRENKKIHLASLNDRDGTQILSESELSYDILVMALGSVSNDFNTKGVADHCIFLDSPQQAKKFHHLMLNKYLQLGVKEAEQVSVAIVGAGATGVELSAELYNSLQQVSSYGFEEIKSTDLKVSLIEAGDKILPALPERISASAHQELLKLGVDVRTQTMVTEATEAGLMTKSGELIKADLIVWAAGIKGPDFLKDIAGLETNRINQLVVKANLQTTLDETIYALGDCASCPLPGGGFVPPRAQSAHQMASLVANNILATIKNKPLSDYQYRDYGSLVSLSNYSTVGSLMGNLMKGSMKIEGRLARLVYVSLYRMHQVALHGYLRTGLMTLVEKINRILRPRLKLH
- the ycfP gene encoding alpha/beta hydrolase YcfP; translated protein: MIIYLHGFDATSPGNHEKVMQLKFIDDDVRFVHYSTIHPKHDMSHILKEVHKHVQSSDDDNPLICGVGLGGYWSERIGYLCGIKQVLFNPNLNPEDNMVGKIEWPEEYLDIATKCINDFRRKNRENCLCILSRTDEMLNSAESDYLLSKYYPIIFDENQGHKFQDISHHLQTIKQFKQS
- the nagZ gene encoding beta-N-acetylhexosaminidase, which gives rise to MRPIIIDLKGVELDAQEKEILAHPLVAGVILFTRNFVDIKQLKELVQQIRYHAKNDLLISVDHEGGRVQRFRHGFTTLPAAGSLLQCHDLEKAQQLAFCSGSVMASELIACDIDLSFAPVLDLNGISDVIKERAFSSDVNTTIKLAQAYIQGMQSVGMRATGKHFPGHGSVKADSHVDFPVDKRSEEAIFTSDILPFQQLIKCASLAAVMPSHVVYAQCDPQPAGFSSYWLQTILRKQLNFKGVIISDDISMKGASFAGNHVNRAEQAIAAGCDLVLACNDSDAAISILDNLDVTSGLKDDSVHKLAHIKNKCILPLNRDPSWIENSQKLRRFVEDV